From the genome of Candidatus Poribacteria bacterium, one region includes:
- a CDS encoding type II toxin-antitoxin system HicA family toxin, translating to MKYREIAKKLRRLGYEEIKRRRSGSHRIWEHPQTKLSASIPDWGSRDLKIGTLRSILKQL from the coding sequence ATGAAGTACCGCGAGATAGCCAAAAAACTACGTCGGCTTGGCTATGAAGAAATAAAGAGAAGAAGGTCAGGCTCCCATCGCATCTGGGAACATCCGCAAACTAAACTGTCAGCATCTATCCCTGATTGGGGTAGTAGAGATTTGAAAATAGGGACGCTCCGAAGTATTCTTAAACAATTAG
- a CDS encoding type II toxin-antitoxin system HicB family antitoxin, which translates to MRCKLTLILEEQPEGGFTITCQELPELITECDSLDEIKEVVTDAFHAVVELYDHQQRSLPEEVQILDDNTEDAAVRHLLETVVPIHEVPRDSQKTTSAWL; encoded by the coding sequence ATGAGATGTAAACTAACACTCATTCTGGAAGAACAACCAGAAGGTGGATTCACAATAACTTGTCAAGAATTACCCGAATTGATTACAGAATGCGACTCTTTAGACGAGATTAAAGAGGTCGTCACTGATGCATTTCACGCCGTTGTTGAACTTTACGATCACCAACAACGGTCTTTGCCTGAAGAAGTTCAGATTTTAGACGACAATACGGAGGATGCTGCAGTTAGGCATCTATTGGAAACGGTGGTGCCTATCCATGAAGTACCGCGAGATAGCCAAAAAACTACGTCGGCTTGGCTATGA